In the Lates calcarifer isolate ASB-BC8 linkage group LG24, TLL_Latcal_v3, whole genome shotgun sequence genome, one interval contains:
- the thtpa gene encoding thiamine-triphosphatase isoform X1 has translation MQRGHSENPGGDWRYVFHLTTPLLTAVCVGQRQIQDRYFDTPRFDLTLRDMWLRNRGGCWELKCPTVASGSEEAGSKKSEMAALCTHYREITSLPEIQLKVTEVLGLSETRSWHQDQSWLSNMNLVCFAEFKTERRSFTLEEGGVQVDLDQTDFGYHVGEIEVVVAEGGDIQAALEKIQRTAQRLGLTADQKVEGKMHVYLQRNHPEHYARLLSEHIL, from the exons ATGCAGCGAGGACACAGTGAGAACCCTGGAGGAGATTGGAGGTATGTGTTTCACCTGACCACACCTTTACTGACAG ctgtgtgtgttggtcagcGTCAAATCCAGGACCGGTACTTTGACACCCCTCGGTTCGACCTGACTCTGAGAGACATGTGGCTGCGTAACCGTGGAGGATGCTGGGAGCTCAAGTGTCCGACAGTAGCCAGCGGATCAGAGGAGGCCGGCAGCAAGAAGAGTGAAATGGCAGCACTGTGTACTCACTACAGGGAGATCACCAGCCTGCCTGAAATCCAGCTGAAGGTGACAGAGGTCCTGGGACTCTCAGAGACCAGGTCCTGGCACCAGGACCAGTCCTGGCTGAGCAACATGAACCTAGTCTGCTTTGCAGAGTTTAAAACAGAACGGCGGTCGTTCACCTtagaggaggggggggtgcaggTCGACCTGGACCAGACAGACTTTGGCTACCATGTTGGGGAGATCGAGGTGGTGgtggcagagggaggagacatCCAGGCTGCTCTGGAGAAGATCCAGAGGACAGCTCAGAGGCTGG GTCTGACTGCAGATCAGAAAGTTGAAGGAAAAATGCATGTTTACCTTCAGAGAAATCATCCTGAGCACTACGCCAGACTACTGAGTGAACACATCTTATAA
- the thtpa gene encoding thiamine-triphosphatase isoform X2, whose amino-acid sequence MSVEVERKFLCSEDTVRTLEEIGAVCVGQRQIQDRYFDTPRFDLTLRDMWLRNRGGCWELKCPTVASGSEEAGSKKSEMAALCTHYREITSLPEIQLKVTEVLGLSETRSWHQDQSWLSNMNLVCFAEFKTERRSFTLEEGGVQVDLDQTDFGYHVGEIEVVVAEGGDIQAALEKIQRTAQRLGLTADQKVEGKMHVYLQRNHPEHYARLLSEHIL is encoded by the exons ATGagtgtggaggtggagagaaagTTTTTATGCAGCGAGGACACAGTGAGAACCCTGGAGGAGATTGGAG ctgtgtgtgttggtcagcGTCAAATCCAGGACCGGTACTTTGACACCCCTCGGTTCGACCTGACTCTGAGAGACATGTGGCTGCGTAACCGTGGAGGATGCTGGGAGCTCAAGTGTCCGACAGTAGCCAGCGGATCAGAGGAGGCCGGCAGCAAGAAGAGTGAAATGGCAGCACTGTGTACTCACTACAGGGAGATCACCAGCCTGCCTGAAATCCAGCTGAAGGTGACAGAGGTCCTGGGACTCTCAGAGACCAGGTCCTGGCACCAGGACCAGTCCTGGCTGAGCAACATGAACCTAGTCTGCTTTGCAGAGTTTAAAACAGAACGGCGGTCGTTCACCTtagaggaggggggggtgcaggTCGACCTGGACCAGACAGACTTTGGCTACCATGTTGGGGAGATCGAGGTGGTGgtggcagagggaggagacatCCAGGCTGCTCTGGAGAAGATCCAGAGGACAGCTCAGAGGCTGG GTCTGACTGCAGATCAGAAAGTTGAAGGAAAAATGCATGTTTACCTTCAGAGAAATCATCCTGAGCACTACGCCAGACTACTGAGTGAACACATCTTATAA